One segment of Burkholderiaceae bacterium DAT-1 DNA contains the following:
- a CDS encoding carbon-nitrogen hydrolase family protein, producing the protein MQAHLAERAGGFRVAAIQMASGPTVGANLAEADVLIGMAAAQGAQLAVLPEYFAIIGLKDADKVAVRESPGAGPIQDFLSRAAKKHGMWIIGGSVPLWDEHPNKVRNSCLVYDDQGKQVARYDKIHLFGFESGEERYREEATITAGREVVAFDSPFGRIGLSICYDLRFPELYRQMGMPDIICVPAAFTETTGKAHWEPLLRARAIENQAYVIASAQGGYHRNGRETHGDSMIIDPWGQVLDRLARGSGVVIADIQPEHQSRIRQSLPALAHRVL; encoded by the coding sequence ATGCAGGCGCATCTGGCCGAACGCGCTGGAGGATTCCGGGTCGCAGCCATTCAGATGGCGTCAGGCCCGACAGTCGGAGCTAACCTTGCTGAAGCCGACGTATTGATTGGCATGGCGGCTGCGCAAGGCGCCCAACTGGCAGTGTTGCCTGAATACTTTGCCATCATTGGCTTGAAAGATGCTGATAAAGTGGCGGTAAGGGAGTCTCCCGGCGCCGGCCCTATTCAGGATTTCCTTTCTCGCGCAGCCAAAAAGCATGGCATGTGGATCATCGGTGGCTCTGTGCCGTTATGGGATGAGCATCCGAACAAGGTACGCAACAGCTGTCTGGTGTATGACGATCAGGGTAAGCAGGTTGCCCGCTACGATAAGATTCATCTTTTCGGATTCGAGTCTGGCGAAGAGCGATATCGCGAAGAGGCCACGATTACCGCTGGTCGTGAAGTCGTGGCGTTTGATTCCCCATTCGGACGTATCGGACTATCAATCTGTTATGACCTGCGCTTCCCCGAGTTATACCGGCAAATGGGTATGCCGGACATTATCTGCGTACCTGCAGCCTTCACCGAAACAACAGGAAAGGCGCACTGGGAGCCACTCCTGCGCGCACGCGCCATCGAAAATCAGGCCTACGTGATTGCATCTGCGCAGGGGGGATATCATCGAAATGGTCGGGAAACCCACGGGGATAGCATGATTATCGACCCCTGGGGGCAGGTTCTGGATAGACTCGCACGGGGCTCCGGCGTTGTCATTGCCGATATTCAGCCCGAACACCAGTCGCGAATCCGTCAAAGTCTGCCTGCGTTAGCACACCGCGTGTTATAA
- a CDS encoding TIGR02099 family protein produces the protein MSRFSPSAIGRKFRTGFNLCFSAVHWQSRVLIWIAAILMTVVLGLSAWLQWWMFPHLDEYRGKFESTLTQSLGRDVEIRRIHGGWRAFQPWVQIDGFSLADQSGKPALQLAEVEGTLAWWPFLIGDIRLDSLTAIRPDLTITREKNGQISVAGILLNHQGGDNRLMDWMLRNHRLGIQQGRILWRDEMRGGVPLVLDQVDLEVENQLFGRHSLKLSTTPPARLAQPFRLEANWSGDSLDAYKSWEGELRGGIAGVDLAAWGQWIPYPVDVHSGKGSVDLAISFRAFNVNGVDIKLDVRDTAMRIAPELDVFRLSRLGGQLHWHEKNGQHTLTANNLALATGQNPVLNGGALKVEYSAQAGSFSFDKLVVPPLSGLESALPLPPEVRKAMNGMHPSGRIDSVSGRWKGNWRHPSSYSGEARFSALALTAPAPWPSSGPLSGRVTMTQAGGEIDVSGKQFSLVAPGILPDPLSLDTIALKGSWTYQPDMRFVLKQLSLSSRAIQASAKGEWRAMAGTSGYLDLNAEVARVNARDVRRFLPVSIGPETHKYLDASLKEGEARNIKIIAKGPLDAFPFPDNKEGVWLVEGDAHDVKFEYTPGWPGIDHLDGKLRFSGNRMEILGKGEILGTHIESASAVIPDLSKADILTVTGKVSGPTSEFFRFINKSPLDEALSGFGREAKAVGNGDLDLQLDIPLDHAENTRVDGRYRFNRNQIQLLDDMPNLFEARGEVHFTEHGADAKGITANALGGKVRADINTLRDGTMRIEASGSLQTRQAAQRYDIPFGAYLAGSTDYQLEVALPKEGGWQIGVNASMRDTTVSLPAPLTKAAGESRPLRLALEQHANGQAQRWRFMLGDTLEMDMRRSQGKDGWKTDRGEITIGKQTPSPVRPGMWVVINHPELTLDPWLDVLGQGSSASTSAASSDSPINGIDIQTARLKAFGRQLNTVSAQLRPAAQGWSASVKSKELRGNALWSGAGGGRLSARLANLSLPIAAVPENRPTGSPVQTAQHLPALDIKAESVSLSDRVLGKLAIRANPVGDAWQIQRFELSGDDLNFTADGAWKSSGAENHTDMNFSLSSGNLGKMFERFGYPEVIKRGNGKLTGQLTWAGAPYAPTYASLNGKIHIDLESGQFMRYDQPGIGRLISIFSLASLPRRLMLDFRDVFSDGFVFDRVQGDSAIVRGIMSTDNLDINGPPAKANFKGKVDLPANTVQLRVRVVPTLSDPVSVTAGLALANPAIGVGSLLLQKVLKDPVGQIFAQEIDISGSLDDPKIEGAAKSGSN, from the coding sequence ATGAGCCGTTTCTCTCCTTCCGCAATTGGCAGAAAATTCCGCACCGGTTTTAACCTGTGCTTTTCGGCTGTGCATTGGCAATCCCGTGTCCTGATCTGGATCGCCGCCATTCTGATGACGGTTGTCCTTGGATTGTCCGCCTGGCTGCAATGGTGGATGTTCCCGCATCTTGACGAGTATCGCGGAAAATTCGAGTCCACCCTCACCCAGAGCCTGGGGCGTGACGTGGAGATCCGTCGCATCCATGGGGGATGGCGAGCCTTCCAGCCCTGGGTACAGATCGATGGGTTTAGTCTTGCTGACCAGTCGGGAAAGCCCGCATTACAGCTTGCAGAAGTGGAAGGCACGCTGGCGTGGTGGCCATTCCTGATCGGCGACATCCGTCTGGATAGCCTGACAGCCATTCGCCCTGATCTGACCATCACACGTGAGAAGAATGGTCAGATTTCCGTTGCTGGCATCCTGCTCAATCACCAGGGCGGGGACAACCGTCTGATGGACTGGATGCTGCGTAATCACCGCTTGGGGATTCAACAGGGTCGAATTCTCTGGCGGGATGAAATGCGCGGTGGCGTGCCCCTTGTCCTTGATCAGGTCGACCTTGAGGTCGAGAACCAACTATTTGGTCGGCACAGTCTGAAATTGAGTACGACACCGCCAGCCAGACTCGCGCAACCCTTTCGGTTGGAAGCAAACTGGTCCGGCGATAGTCTCGATGCCTACAAGTCGTGGGAAGGTGAGCTACGTGGCGGTATAGCCGGCGTAGATCTCGCCGCATGGGGGCAGTGGATTCCCTATCCGGTTGATGTCCATTCAGGCAAGGGCAGTGTTGATTTGGCGATCAGTTTTCGCGCCTTCAATGTCAACGGCGTGGATATCAAGCTTGATGTTCGGGACACGGCTATGCGCATCGCGCCCGAGCTGGACGTATTTCGATTGTCCAGGCTGGGCGGTCAGTTGCATTGGCACGAAAAGAATGGTCAGCATACGCTGACTGCGAACAATCTGGCGCTGGCGACCGGTCAGAATCCAGTGCTCAATGGTGGTGCCTTAAAGGTTGAATACAGCGCTCAGGCGGGTAGCTTTAGCTTCGACAAACTGGTGGTGCCCCCATTAAGTGGACTTGAGTCTGCGTTGCCGTTACCGCCGGAGGTACGCAAGGCCATGAATGGCATGCATCCATCCGGTCGAATCGATTCAGTCAGCGGACGCTGGAAAGGCAACTGGCGTCATCCGTCGTCATATTCGGGAGAAGCACGATTCAGTGCGCTGGCTTTGACAGCGCCGGCACCCTGGCCGAGTAGCGGGCCGCTCAGCGGGCGAGTGACGATGACCCAGGCAGGTGGGGAAATCGATGTTTCAGGTAAGCAGTTTTCACTGGTTGCGCCCGGTATATTGCCCGATCCACTTTCGCTGGACACCATTGCACTCAAAGGCAGCTGGACGTATCAGCCCGACATGCGATTCGTGCTGAAGCAGCTTTCTCTATCCAGTCGAGCCATTCAAGCCAGCGCTAAAGGTGAATGGCGAGCTATGGCAGGTACCAGCGGGTATCTGGATCTTAATGCTGAGGTGGCGCGCGTCAATGCACGCGATGTGAGGCGTTTTCTCCCAGTCTCAATTGGCCCGGAGACCCACAAATACCTTGATGCTTCGCTGAAAGAGGGTGAGGCGCGCAATATCAAGATCATTGCAAAGGGGCCACTAGATGCGTTTCCATTTCCTGACAATAAAGAAGGTGTCTGGCTTGTCGAAGGCGATGCACATGATGTGAAGTTCGAATACACCCCCGGATGGCCGGGTATTGATCATCTCGATGGCAAATTGCGTTTCAGCGGTAATCGCATGGAGATTCTCGGTAAAGGGGAGATTCTCGGGACGCATATCGAATCTGCATCGGCGGTGATTCCTGATTTGTCCAAGGCAGATATTCTGACGGTGACAGGCAAAGTATCGGGGCCCACCAGTGAATTTTTCAGGTTTATCAATAAGAGCCCGCTAGATGAGGCACTGTCGGGTTTTGGTCGAGAAGCAAAAGCCGTCGGAAATGGCGATCTTGATCTACAGCTTGATATCCCACTCGATCATGCAGAAAACACACGGGTAGATGGGCGCTACCGCTTTAATCGTAATCAGATTCAGTTACTTGACGATATGCCGAATCTGTTTGAAGCGCGTGGCGAAGTACATTTTACCGAGCACGGTGCGGATGCCAAGGGCATCACTGCTAATGCGCTTGGCGGTAAGGTTAGGGCAGATATCAATACCTTGCGTGATGGCACCATGCGTATTGAGGCGAGCGGAAGCTTGCAGACCCGTCAAGCAGCTCAGCGTTACGACATCCCCTTTGGCGCCTACCTTGCAGGTAGCACTGATTATCAGCTTGAGGTTGCCTTACCCAAAGAGGGTGGGTGGCAGATCGGGGTCAATGCCTCCATGCGTGATACAACGGTTTCATTGCCCGCACCCTTAACTAAGGCGGCAGGCGAATCGAGACCATTGCGTTTAGCACTGGAACAGCATGCCAACGGCCAAGCCCAGCGATGGCGCTTCATGCTGGGCGATACGCTGGAAATGGATATGCGGCGTTCACAAGGCAAGGATGGCTGGAAAACAGATCGCGGTGAGATCACCATTGGCAAGCAGACACCGTCGCCCGTTCGTCCGGGCATGTGGGTTGTGATCAACCACCCCGAACTGACTCTGGATCCATGGCTTGATGTACTCGGGCAGGGAAGTTCGGCATCAACTTCAGCTGCTTCATCTGACTCACCGATTAATGGCATAGACATTCAGACTGCAAGGCTGAAGGCATTTGGTCGACAGCTGAATACGGTGAGTGCGCAGCTGCGGCCCGCAGCACAGGGATGGTCTGCCAGTGTGAAGAGTAAAGAACTACGCGGGAATGCCTTGTGGAGCGGTGCGGGCGGGGGGCGACTGTCTGCGCGTCTGGCTAATCTGTCTCTGCCGATTGCGGCTGTGCCAGAGAATCGCCCCACAGGATCGCCTGTTCAGACAGCACAACACCTGCCAGCATTGGACATCAAGGCCGAAAGCGTCAGTTTGAGTGATCGCGTGCTGGGTAAGTTGGCGATTCGGGCAAATCCGGTGGGTGATGCGTGGCAGATACAGCGCTTCGAATTAAGCGGCGATGACTTGAATTTCACGGCCGATGGCGCATGGAAATCGAGCGGTGCAGAAAACCACACAGATATGAATTTCTCGCTGTCATCGGGGAATCTTGGAAAAATGTTTGAACGCTTTGGCTATCCTGAAGTGATCAAGCGTGGAAATGGCAAACTAACTGGTCAGTTGACCTGGGCTGGCGCGCCGTATGCGCCAACCTATGCGTCACTCAACGGCAAGATTCATATTGATTTGGAGAGTGGCCAGTTCATGCGCTACGACCAGCCGGGGATTGGCAGATTGATCAGTATTTTCAGTCTGGCCTCACTCCCGCGCCGGTTGATGCTGGATTTTCGAGATGTGTTCAGCGATGGCTTTGTCTTTGATCGTGTGCAGGGCGACAGTGCAATTGTCCGGGGTATCATGAGTACAGATAATCTGGACATCAATGGGCCACCTGCAAAAGCGAATTTCAAGGGTAAGGTGGACCTGCCCGCCAATACCGTGCAATTACGAGTACGGGTCGTGCCGACACTCAGTGATCCAGTGTCCGTTACAGCTGGTCTGGCTCTGGCAAATCCGGCGATTGGCGTAGGTTCGTTGCTGTTGCAGAAAGTATTGAAAGATCCGGTCGGTCAAATATTCGCTCAGGAAATTGATATCAGCGGCAGTCTGGATGACCCAAAAATTGAGGGTGCTGCAAAGTCCGGATCAAACTAA
- the tldD gene encoding metalloprotease TldD, with product MNAIDPAVEARLQADKYLLAPWGLDDLALDRVMGDIMTRQVDHADLYFQYSRSEGWSLEEGIVKAGSFNIDQGVGVRVVSGERTAFAYSDDISLGALHEAANATKAIGRQGGSGHAPLSRTLVNGPQLYVPNDPLASLSSTEKIAMLERLEQYARGLDPRIKQVMASIAAEFEVVYVVRHDGVRAADVRPLVRAGIQVIVEENGRRETGHVGGGGRLDYGWFTDELLQSYAREAVRQALVNLEARPAPAGEMTVVLGNGWPGILLHEAIGHGLEGDFNRKGSSAFSGMVGQRVAAPGVTVVDDGTLRDRRGSLNVDDEGNATQRTVLIEDGILKGYLQDAMNARLMGVSPTGNGRRESYAHIPMPRMTNTVMLNGNRDPQEIIESIDRGIYAANFGGGQVDITSGKFVFSASECYYVEKGKILYPVKGATLIGNGPEVLTRVSMIGNDMALDPGVGTCGKEGQSVPVGVGQPTIRIDGGLTVGGTA from the coding sequence ATGAACGCTATCGACCCGGCAGTGGAAGCACGCCTGCAAGCAGACAAGTATTTGCTTGCACCTTGGGGCCTGGATGATCTGGCTCTGGATCGCGTCATGGGTGACATCATGACCCGCCAGGTGGATCATGCCGATCTCTATTTCCAATACAGCCGCTCTGAGGGCTGGAGCCTTGAAGAAGGCATCGTCAAAGCGGGTAGCTTTAATATCGACCAAGGTGTTGGCGTCCGCGTTGTATCGGGCGAGCGAACCGCGTTTGCCTACTCTGATGACATATCGCTTGGAGCGTTGCACGAAGCTGCCAATGCAACAAAGGCGATCGGGCGTCAGGGGGGAAGTGGCCATGCGCCGCTCAGTCGTACGCTTGTAAATGGGCCGCAGTTGTATGTACCCAATGATCCGCTCGCTAGCCTCAGTTCAACTGAAAAAATCGCCATGCTGGAGCGACTTGAGCAATATGCACGGGGGCTTGATCCGCGTATTAAGCAAGTGATGGCGAGCATTGCTGCTGAATTCGAGGTGGTTTATGTCGTGCGGCACGATGGCGTACGTGCAGCGGATGTGCGGCCATTGGTGCGTGCAGGCATTCAGGTGATTGTCGAAGAAAACGGCCGCAGGGAAACGGGGCATGTCGGCGGGGGCGGACGACTCGATTATGGCTGGTTTACCGATGAGTTACTGCAATCGTACGCGCGCGAAGCAGTACGTCAGGCACTGGTGAATCTCGAAGCACGACCCGCTCCCGCTGGAGAAATGACGGTTGTGTTAGGTAACGGTTGGCCAGGTATCCTGTTACATGAAGCGATCGGCCACGGGCTGGAAGGCGACTTTAACCGTAAAGGCAGTTCGGCCTTTTCAGGCATGGTCGGTCAGCGAGTGGCTGCACCCGGCGTAACGGTTGTCGATGATGGCACATTGCGCGATCGACGCGGCTCACTAAATGTGGACGATGAGGGTAATGCGACACAGCGTACCGTGTTGATCGAAGATGGTATCTTGAAGGGTTACCTGCAAGATGCCATGAATGCCCGTCTGATGGGTGTTTCGCCAACCGGCAATGGCCGACGTGAATCCTATGCACACATTCCGATGCCGCGCATGACCAACACGGTCATGTTGAATGGCAATCGCGATCCGCAGGAAATCATTGAATCCATTGACCGGGGCATCTACGCCGCGAACTTTGGTGGCGGACAGGTCGATATTACCAGCGGCAAGTTTGTCTTCTCTGCTTCCGAATGTTACTACGTCGAAAAAGGCAAAATTCTTTACCCCGTGAAGGGCGCCACCCTGATCGGGAATGGCCCGGAAGTACTGACGCGTGTGTCGATGATTGGTAACGATATGGCACTTGATCCGGGTGTAGGCACCTGTGGTAAGGAAGGGCAGAGTGTGCCCGTCGGGGTGGGGCAACCAACCATTCGGATTGATGGTGGACTCACGGTCGGTGGAACCGCCTGA